A single window of Senegalia massiliensis DNA harbors:
- a CDS encoding PilN domain-containing protein, which yields MTDINLFSPYIKKEKNSSINSKYIIISIALFLLLAIIYTGWYYYNTYKIQNNIVKMNNILNSKKVQSQLNKLEVKNKEIQILDKYLHSTNEINSEFEEVNTINTNIIKSINSSMPNSLYFSSMSITNNIVEINGTTENRESIAEFQQVLSEKDFFSNVYITSISKDNLNDKYIFVLTSILRGDENATK from the coding sequence ATGACTGATATAAATTTATTTTCACCATATATTAAAAAAGAAAAAAATAGCAGTATAAATTCTAAATATATAATAATATCTATTGCTTTATTTCTATTGTTAGCTATTATTTATACGGGATGGTACTATTATAATACTTATAAAATTCAAAATAATATAGTCAAAATGAATAATATTTTAAACTCTAAAAAAGTACAATCTCAATTAAATAAATTAGAAGTAAAAAATAAAGAAATCCAGATATTAGATAAATACTTACATTCAACTAATGAAATAAATTCAGAGTTTGAAGAAGTAAATACTATAAATACAAATATAATAAAAAGCATAAATTCTAGTATGCCAAACTCATTATACTTTAGCTCTATGAGCATTACAAATAATATAGTTGAAATTAATGGAACTACAGAGAATAGAGAATCTATTGCTGAATTTCAACAAGTTTTAAGTGAAAAAGACTTTTTTTCTAATGTATATATAACATCTATTTCAAAAGATAATTTAAATGATAAATATATATTTGTACTTACTTCTATACTTAGAGGTGATGAAAATGCAACTAAATAA
- the pilM gene encoding type IV pilus biogenesis protein PilM, whose amino-acid sequence MFDKKILSLDIGNKNIKILQSKITNKSFILENAITIKTPKNSINDGNIMNANYLSSYIKENLDKEKMKGKYGIITLDYSNIISREIILPFVKKDDIEEMVKYEIEEFLPITLNDYVLDYRKREEFIDNYNIKKIKLLVVAIPKKTVKGYMELLEELDLNPMALDLNSNAISKLINKEIKINGTTLNKNTVSFLDIGYKNTNINLISNGVNIFNRVMTTGTNDLPDNTISEYLEGIERLFTYYKNLNRSNKIEKIYLYGGGSKLKDIDKHIESYFNIPTEKLKEIDPLKVSKSMKSINIVDYFNNIGSTIRL is encoded by the coding sequence ATGTTTGATAAAAAAATATTATCATTAGACATTGGAAATAAAAACATAAAAATATTACAATCAAAAATTACAAATAAATCATTTATTTTAGAAAATGCAATTACAATAAAGACTCCAAAAAACTCTATAAATGATGGAAATATAATGAATGCTAATTACTTATCCTCCTATATAAAAGAAAATTTAGATAAAGAGAAAATGAAAGGCAAATATGGAATTATAACACTGGATTATTCAAATATAATATCAAGAGAAATAATTTTGCCTTTTGTAAAAAAAGATGATATAGAAGAGATGGTTAAATATGAAATAGAGGAATTTTTACCTATAACACTAAATGATTATGTATTAGATTATAGAAAAAGAGAAGAGTTTATTGATAACTATAATATAAAAAAAATAAAACTTTTAGTTGTGGCAATACCAAAAAAAACTGTTAAAGGATATATGGAACTTTTAGAAGAATTAGATTTAAATCCTATGGCTTTAGATTTAAATTCTAATGCAATATCAAAATTAATTAATAAAGAAATAAAAATCAATGGTACAACTTTAAATAAGAATACCGTATCTTTTTTAGATATAGGTTATAAAAATACTAATATAAACTTAATTTCAAATGGTGTGAATATATTTAATAGAGTAATGACTACAGGAACTAATGACTTACCAGATAATACTATAAGTGAATATTTAGAAGGTATTGAAAGATTATTTACATACTATAAAAATTTAAATAGAAGTAATAAAATAGAGAAAATTTATTTGTATGGTGGGGGATCTAAATTAAAAGATATCGATAAGCATATTGAATCTTATTTTAATATTCCAACTGAGAAATTAAAAGAAATAGACCCTTTAAAGGTATCTAAATCTATGAAAAGTATTAATATAGTAGATTATTTTAACAATATTGGTTCTACAATAAGATTATAG
- a CDS encoding prepilin peptidase has product MQILILLTGIIIGSFLNVCMYRIPKGKSINYPPSNCTSCGEKLKPWDLIPILSFLFLKGRCRYCNKKISIIYPIVELLNGVIYLTIYNIFGFSSISAMYMLISSILIVISFIDYSYQIIPDKLIVLGFFIITPINLLYNFPSSLINGLLGLFISGGLFLSIAFISKGGMGGGDIKLISLIGYLLGLKIFMVIIISFILGALVSIILLVTNAKNRKDAIAFGPFIAIASIIVMLFSDEILNIYFKIIF; this is encoded by the coding sequence ATGCAAATACTTATATTACTCACAGGCATAATAATAGGCTCATTCCTAAATGTATGCATGTATCGCATACCTAAAGGTAAATCAATAAATTATCCCCCGTCGAATTGTACAAGCTGTGGGGAAAAACTAAAACCATGGGATTTAATTCCCATATTAAGCTTTTTATTTTTAAAAGGAAGATGTAGATATTGTAATAAAAAAATATCTATAATCTACCCTATAGTTGAATTATTAAATGGTGTAATTTATTTAACTATCTATAATATATTTGGATTTAGCAGTATCTCTGCCATGTACATGCTAATATCATCTATACTTATAGTTATTAGTTTTATAGATTATAGTTATCAAATAATACCAGATAAACTAATAGTATTAGGATTTTTCATTATAACTCCTATAAATCTATTATACAATTTTCCTTCTTCACTTATAAATGGTCTTTTAGGACTATTTATAAGTGGGGGATTGTTTTTAAGTATTGCATTTATATCTAAAGGAGGTATGGGTGGTGGAGATATAAAACTTATATCTCTTATTGGATATTTACTTGGACTTAAAATATTTATGGTGATAATTATATCATTTATATTAGGAGCTTTAGTGTCTATAATTTTATTAGTGACAAATGCAAAAAATAGAAAAGATGCTATTGCCTTTGGTCCTTTTATAGCTATAGCTAGTATTATAGTAATGTTATTTTCAGATGAAATATTAAATATTTATTTTAAAATTATATTTTAA
- a CDS encoding competence type IV pilus major pilin ComGC, protein MLKWISKKIKKDNKGFTLVELIVVLAILGIIAVIAVPRFIGVQDGAKKTADEATEKNIGKAVELALAEEKISVPESGSTNISMTDLVDWGYLDEKPTVQSEDNKAFKATVDSNGKITITTEAASTGNNE, encoded by the coding sequence ATGTTAAAATGGATTAGTAAAAAAATTAAAAAAGACAACAAAGGTTTTACATTAGTAGAACTTATAGTAGTTTTAGCAATACTAGGTATAATAGCAGTGATAGCAGTACCAAGGTTTATAGGGGTACAAGATGGAGCGAAGAAGACTGCAGATGAAGCAACAGAGAAAAATATAGGTAAAGCAGTAGAATTAGCTTTAGCTGAAGAAAAAATCTCAGTACCTGAAAGTGGAAGCACTAATATTTCAATGACTGACTTAGTTGATTGGGGATATCTTGATGAAAAACCAACTGTTCAATCAGAAGATAATAAGGCTTTCAAAGCAACAGTTGATTCAAATGGGAAAATTACTATTACTACTGAAGCTGCTTCTACAGGTAACAACGAATAG
- a CDS encoding type II secretion system F family protein: MPEFEYSAIKKDGTKINGSYIVDTEAEVVDMIRSNGYYPSKVEKVKGSKNINSIFFSKVKSKDVSIFARQFYAMLNAGITIPTILDILRKQITNKKLKLAIEEIFEDLQKGLTFSESLLKHKKIFPDLFINMIIAGESTGNLDVIMYKMANHYEKENKINNKVKSAMIYPVVLSVVSIFVIIFLLTIVMPTFVSMFESSGAPLPSATLILLYISDFIKSEWHILLLFILVFLISIKKYNDTNKGKYNIDKFKLKIPVLNNTLKMIMTARFTRTFSLLQSSGISLLDSLDLVSNVLGNKVGSDFIKKSKEDIKKGKTLSESLKSTKIFPPMLSVMINVGEESGSLDTVLENTADFYDEEVSTTIEKFTSLLEPTMIVFMAVVIGSIVIAMVLPMFDMINTISY; the protein is encoded by the coding sequence ATGCCTGAGTTTGAATATAGTGCTATAAAAAAAGATGGCACTAAAATAAATGGTTCTTATATAGTTGATACAGAAGCAGAAGTTGTGGATATGATTAGATCTAATGGCTATTATCCTTCAAAAGTTGAAAAAGTTAAAGGCAGTAAAAATATAAATTCAATATTTTTTAGTAAAGTTAAATCAAAAGATGTTTCTATATTTGCAAGACAATTTTATGCAATGCTAAATGCAGGTATAACAATACCTACAATTTTAGATATACTTAGAAAGCAAATTACTAATAAAAAGTTGAAATTAGCTATAGAAGAAATATTTGAAGATTTACAAAAGGGCCTTACTTTTTCAGAAAGTTTATTAAAACATAAAAAAATATTTCCAGATCTTTTTATAAATATGATAATAGCAGGCGAGAGTACAGGTAATCTTGATGTAATAATGTATAAAATGGCTAATCATTATGAAAAGGAAAATAAAATCAATAATAAAGTTAAATCAGCAATGATTTATCCTGTTGTTTTATCAGTAGTATCTATATTTGTAATAATATTTTTGTTAACTATAGTAATGCCCACATTTGTATCTATGTTTGAATCTAGTGGAGCGCCATTACCTAGTGCTACTTTGATATTACTTTATATTAGCGATTTTATAAAGTCAGAATGGCATATATTATTATTATTTATATTAGTATTTTTAATTTCTATTAAAAAATATAATGATACTAATAAAGGAAAGTATAATATTGATAAATTTAAATTAAAAATACCAGTACTTAATAATACATTAAAAATGATAATGACAGCTAGATTTACAAGAACATTTTCACTACTTCAATCAAGTGGAATATCACTTCTTGATTCATTGGATTTAGTATCAAATGTATTAGGGAACAAAGTGGGAAGTGATTTTATAAAAAAATCTAAAGAAGATATAAAAAAAGGTAAAACTTTAAGTGAATCGCTAAAAAGCACTAAGATATTTCCACCAATGTTATCTGTAATGATAAATGTAGGGGAGGAGTCAGGTTCTCTTGATACAGTATTAGAAAATACTGCAGATTTTTATGATGAAGAAGTCAGCACTACCATAGAGAAGTTTACATCATTACTTGAACCTACTATGATAGTATTTATGGCAGTAGTAATAGGTTCAATAGTAATAGCAATGGTACTTCCTATGTTTGATATGATAAACACAATATCCTATTAA
- a CDS encoding type IV pilus twitching motility protein PilT: protein MDIRELLTQSMNIGASDLHITVGYPPVVRINGHLEKMNLKDLTPQDNMNLVNQLLNKKEFDILEDKGQLDKSHSQNGVGRFRVNIYKQRGTYGIAIRTVALNVPTMEDLKLPPVIKDLTNKKRGLILVTGSTGSGKSTTLASMINYINKTRKEHILTLEDPIEYLHKHDKSIINQREIGTDSESFSVALRSSLRQDPDVILIGEMRDLDTIKTALIAAETGHLVLSTLHTIGAAKTVDRIIDVFPSSEQRQIRIQLANVLEGIISQQLLPNINNKKRELALETMVLTPAIKNLIREGKTHQIQTAIVTGKKYGMQNMDDSLLNLYNKGKISRETLEIHAIDKENIKKFI, encoded by the coding sequence TTGGATATAAGAGAGCTTTTAACTCAATCAATGAATATAGGTGCTTCAGATTTACATATAACAGTAGGTTATCCACCAGTAGTTAGGATAAATGGTCATTTAGAAAAGATGAATTTAAAAGATTTAACTCCACAAGATAATATGAATTTGGTAAATCAATTATTAAATAAAAAAGAATTTGATATATTAGAAGATAAAGGACAATTGGACAAGTCGCATTCTCAAAATGGTGTAGGAAGATTTAGAGTTAATATATATAAACAAAGAGGTACTTATGGAATTGCAATAAGAACTGTAGCACTTAATGTACCTACTATGGAAGATTTAAAACTACCGCCTGTAATAAAGGATCTTACTAATAAAAAAAGAGGACTTATATTAGTCACAGGATCTACTGGTAGTGGTAAATCTACTACACTTGCTTCAATGATAAATTATATAAATAAAACTAGAAAAGAGCATATTCTTACATTAGAAGATCCTATAGAATATTTGCATAAACATGATAAGAGTATTATAAATCAAAGAGAGATAGGAACTGACTCTGAATCTTTTTCTGTAGCTTTGAGGTCATCTTTAAGACAAGATCCAGATGTTATATTAATAGGAGAAATGCGGGACTTAGATACCATAAAAACTGCACTTATTGCGGCAGAAACAGGACACTTAGTATTATCGACCCTTCATACTATAGGAGCAGCAAAAACAGTAGATAGAATAATAGATGTATTTCCATCAAGTGAGCAACGTCAAATAAGAATTCAACTTGCAAATGTGTTGGAAGGAATTATATCACAACAATTACTTCCAAATATAAATAATAAAAAAAGAGAATTAGCACTTGAAACAATGGTTTTAACTCCTGCTATAAAAAATCTAATAAGAGAAGGAAAAACTCATCAAATACAGACAGCTATAGTTACAGGTAAAAAATATGGAATGCAAAATATGGATGATAGTTTATTAAACTTGTATAACAAAGGAAAGATATCACGTGAAACATTAGAAATACATGCTATAGATAAGGAAAATATAAAAAAGTTTATATAA
- a CDS encoding GspE/PulE family protein, whose product MAKSSKRLGDLLTSVGKISHDQLEQALKSQKDTGKKLGEELVDKGYVTETDIIEVLEFQMGIPHVDLNKYFIEPDIVNLVPESLSKKYALIPIKKDRGKLIVAMSDPLNLFAIDDVKIATGLDVEPVISIKKDILDSIEQYYGKKSAEKAIEDLKDQYNIELTSDLDEKLLNEINNAPVVRLVNSLIKQAISSKASDIHIEPYEDRIRIRFRIDGTLQEIMKPTKNTHSAIITRIKIISKMDIAERRVPQDGRVEMHIDSRNIDLRVSSLPTVYGEKIVIRILDRMNTIMTKKRLGFTKDNLNRFDKLLNYPNGILLVTGPTGSGKTTTLYAALQELNSVGKNIIALEDPVEYRLDGINQVQINTKSGLTFSSGLRSILRQDPDIIMVGEIRDEETARLAIRAAITGHLVISTMHTNDAASTVSRLVDMGIEPYLVASSVIGVIAQRLVRRICDNCKIEYISGKKEEDILSICEPVKLYKGTGCNKCYNTGYKGRISIHEILEANKQIRESINNNSSIDNLKEIARNSGMTSLYENNKDLVLKGITSIDELLKVSYTKE is encoded by the coding sequence ATGGCTAAATCTTCAAAGAGATTAGGAGATCTTTTAACTTCAGTAGGGAAAATTTCACATGATCAATTAGAACAAGCATTGAAATCACAAAAGGATACAGGTAAAAAATTAGGAGAAGAATTAGTAGATAAGGGTTATGTAACAGAAACAGATATTATTGAAGTGTTAGAATTTCAAATGGGTATTCCTCATGTAGATTTAAACAAGTATTTTATTGAACCTGATATAGTAAACTTAGTACCTGAGAGTCTTTCTAAAAAATATGCTTTAATTCCTATTAAAAAAGATAGAGGAAAATTAATAGTAGCTATGTCTGACCCTTTAAATTTATTTGCTATAGATGATGTAAAAATAGCTACAGGTTTAGATGTAGAGCCAGTTATATCAATAAAAAAAGATATATTGGATTCTATAGAACAATACTATGGAAAGAAAAGTGCTGAAAAAGCCATAGAAGATTTAAAAGATCAATATAATATAGAGCTTACCTCTGATTTAGATGAGAAATTATTAAATGAGATAAATAATGCACCAGTGGTAAGGCTTGTAAACTCACTTATAAAACAGGCTATATCATCAAAAGCTAGTGATATACATATTGAGCCATATGAAGATAGAATTAGAATTAGATTTAGAATAGATGGTACTTTACAAGAAATAATGAAACCGACAAAAAACACTCATTCTGCAATAATTACAAGGATAAAAATAATATCCAAAATGGATATAGCAGAAAGAAGAGTACCTCAAGATGGTAGAGTGGAAATGCATATAGATAGTAGGAACATTGATTTACGTGTATCAAGTCTTCCAACTGTATATGGAGAAAAAATAGTTATAAGAATATTAGATAGAATGAATACTATAATGACAAAAAAGAGATTAGGGTTTACTAAAGATAACTTAAATAGATTTGATAAGTTATTAAATTATCCTAATGGAATATTACTTGTAACAGGTCCTACTGGTAGTGGAAAGACAACTACTTTATATGCAGCATTACAAGAGCTTAATTCAGTAGGTAAAAATATAATTGCTCTTGAAGATCCAGTTGAATATAGATTAGATGGAATAAATCAAGTTCAAATAAATACAAAATCTGGTCTTACATTTTCATCAGGACTTAGATCAATATTAAGACAAGATCCAGACATTATAATGGTAGGAGAAATAAGAGATGAAGAAACAGCAAGACTTGCAATAAGAGCAGCTATTACAGGACATCTTGTAATAAGTACAATGCATACAAATGATGCGGCATCTACCGTATCAAGACTTGTAGACATGGGTATAGAGCCTTATCTTGTAGCTTCATCAGTGATAGGAGTAATAGCTCAAAGACTAGTTAGGAGAATATGTGATAATTGTAAAATTGAATATATAAGTGGAAAAAAAGAAGAAGACATATTGAGTATATGTGAACCTGTAAAACTTTACAAAGGGACAGGATGTAATAAATGTTATAATACAGGATATAAGGGAAGAATTAGTATTCATGAAATATTAGAAGCAAATAAACAAATAAGAGAAAGTATAAATAATAATAGTTCTATAGATAACTTAAAGGAAATAGCCAGAAATAGTGGTATGACTTCTCTTTACGAAAATAATAAAGATTTAGTGCTAAAAGGTATTACATCAATAGATGAATTACTTAAAGTTTCATATACAAAAGAGTAG
- the aroE gene encoding shikimate dehydrogenase produces MNIDSYTNLFCLIGNPISKSLSPYIHNTNFKFNDINAVYLSFKVENLEQAILGIKSLSIKGFNVTLPYKQEIIKYLDEIDPLAEKIGAINTVKNIDGKLIGFNTDGLGFMKSLKDRKIQLKNKNILIIGAGGASRAISFTIANESIKSLTIINRNNKRALSLIKDIKSKFKNLDLRFLEKQDIKDNYDIIINTTSVGMYPNEKENPLDTSLFSDETIVYDIIYKPKETLFLKYAKEEGKTTINGLDMLVNQAILSERIWISENLKIYPFIFK; encoded by the coding sequence TTGAATATAGATTCTTATACAAATCTTTTCTGTCTAATTGGAAATCCTATATCAAAAAGTTTATCTCCATACATACATAATACTAATTTTAAATTTAATGATATAAATGCAGTTTATTTAAGCTTTAAGGTTGAAAATTTAGAACAAGCTATTTTAGGAATTAAGTCATTATCTATAAAAGGGTTCAATGTAACATTACCTTATAAACAAGAAATAATAAAGTATTTAGATGAAATAGATCCATTGGCTGAAAAAATAGGTGCTATTAATACTGTGAAAAATATAGATGGAAAACTTATTGGCTTTAATACTGATGGATTAGGATTTATGAAATCATTAAAAGATAGAAAAATACAGTTGAAAAACAAAAATATTCTCATAATAGGTGCTGGTGGAGCAAGTAGAGCTATTTCTTTTACAATTGCTAATGAAAGTATAAAGTCTTTAACAATTATTAATAGAAACAACAAAAGAGCACTTAGCTTAATAAAAGATATAAAAAGTAAATTTAAAAATTTAGATTTAAGGTTCTTAGAAAAACAAGATATAAAAGACAATTATGATATTATTATAAATACAACTTCAGTGGGAATGTATCCAAATGAAAAAGAAAATCCTTTGGATACTTCTTTATTTTCTGATGAAACCATTGTTTATGATATTATATATAAACCTAAAGAAACTTTATTTTTAAAATACGCAAAAGAGGAAGGTAAAACCACAATTAATGGGTTAGATATGTTAGTAAATCAAGCCATATTAAGTGAAAGAATATGGATATCAGAAAATTTGAAAATTTATCCTTTTATATTTAAATAA
- a CDS encoding YqeG family HAD IIIA-type phosphatase — MKNLLIPKLYVDSIFEIDLKKLVDRGIKGLIVDIDNTLVAWDKKTAPAKVIEWFDEIRSHGLDICLVSNNTEDRVVKFTEKIKIYTVHSAKKPTKSPFKKAMSYLETDKTNTAIIGDQIFTDVLGGNRMGIYTILVVPIKSKEFWWTTFVRKFERFVLRKIKKGEN; from the coding sequence ATGAAAAATTTACTTATACCAAAACTTTATGTGGATTCTATATTTGAAATAGACCTTAAAAAGTTAGTTGATAGAGGGATCAAAGGTTTAATTGTTGATATTGATAATACACTAGTTGCCTGGGATAAAAAAACAGCACCAGCTAAAGTTATAGAATGGTTTGACGAAATAAGGAGTCATGGACTTGATATATGCTTGGTGTCAAACAATACTGAAGATAGAGTTGTAAAGTTTACTGAAAAAATAAAGATATATACTGTTCATTCAGCTAAAAAGCCTACTAAATCACCATTTAAAAAAGCAATGAGTTATTTAGAAACTGACAAAACAAATACTGCGATTATAGGAGATCAAATCTTTACTGATGTTTTAGGAGGAAATAGAATGGGAATATATACAATTCTTGTTGTTCCAATTAAAAGCAAGGAGTTTTGGTGGACTACGTTTGTACGTAAATTTGAAAGATTTGTACTTAGAAAAATAAAAAAGGGAGAAAATTAA